The genomic segment CTATGGGTAATAAACGTTCCATAGAAGTTGGCGAAGTACAAGTTATGAGTGCAGGAACTGGTTTAACACATTCCGAATTTAACGATTCTAAAACAGATGCAGTTAATTTTTTACAACTTTGGATTCTTCCTGAAACAGAAAATGTAACACCAAATTACGAGCAAAAACTTTTTTTAGAAGCTGAAAGAAAAAACAAGTTTCAAGTGTTGGTTTCACCAAAAGACAAACAAATAGAAGGGTCTTTGCCAATACATCAGCAAGCATATATTTCTATGATAGATTTAGAACCTAATTTTGAAACGGAATATGAACTAAAAAATGGAGCGTATTTTTTCTTAATAGAAGGTGAAATTTTTGTTGCAGATGTAACTATAGAAAAGAGAGATGCAATAGGCATTACAGAAACAAACAAAGTTGTAATCAAAGCAACAAAAGAAAGCAAGTTACTAGTTGTAGATGTTCCAATGATGTAAAATTATCAGCTTTCCTGCAAGGTTTTAAAAATCTTTTAGGTATAAAGCAATTTACCAAATTATGCCTACAAGATTTTTAAAACCTTGCAGGATAAAAGACTTGAGCAAAAAGCCAAAGAATCAAATTCTTTGGCTTTTTCTTTTCAAAAAATAGGCATATATTGCAAAGTATTATGCGTGCATAATAAATTTAATTCCAGATATATGAAATATAAACACATTTTTGAGCCATTAGATTTAGGATTTACAACTTTAAAAAATAGAATTTTAATGGGTTCTATGCATACAGGTTTAGAAGAAGAAAAAAACGGAATAGATAAAATTGCAGCTTATTATGCAGAAAGAGCAAAAGGTGGAGTAGGACTAATTGTTACTGGAGGAATCGCACCAAATATACAAGGTTGGACAGCTCCTTTTTCTGCAAGAATGTCAACCAAGAAACACGCAAAACATCATCAAAAAATAACAGAAGCTGTACATGCAGTAGGAGGAAAGATTTGTATGCAAATTTTACATGCAGGACGTTATGGATACCATCCTTTTAATGTTGCTCCATCAAAAATAAAATCGCCAATAACACCTTTTAAACCATTTAAATTAAAAGAATCTGGAATTAAAAGAACCATTCGCGATTTTGTAAACTCTGCAAAACTATCTAAAATTGCTGGTTATGATGGCGTTGAAATTATGGGTTCAGAAGGATATTTAATTAATCAATTTATTGTAAAAAGAACCAATAAAAGAACCGATTCTTGGGGGGGAGATTATAAAAACAGAATGCGTTTACCCATTGAATTGGTAAAACAAACAAGAGAAGCTGTGGGTAAAGAGTTTATTATTATTTACAGATTGTCGATGTTAGATTTGGTGGAGAATGGAAGTTCTTGGGAAGAAGTAGTTCGATTGGGAAAAGAAATCGAAAAAGCAGGAGCAACCATTATAAATACAGGAATTGGTTGGCACGAAGCAAGAATTCCAACCATTTCTACAGCAGTTCCAAGAGGTGCATTTACTTGGGTTACTAAAAAAATGAAGGAAGAAATTTCTATTCCATTAATTACTTCTAACAGAATTAATATGCCAGAAACTGCAGAGAAAATACTTGCAGAAGGACATGCAGATATGATTTCTATGGCAAGACCATTTTTAGCAGATCCTGAATGGGTAAAAAAAGCAAAAGAAGAAAGAGCAGATGAAATAAATACTTGTATTGGTTGCAATCAGGCTTGTTTAGACCATGTTTTCGAACAAAAGGTAGCAAGTTGTTTGGTAAATCCAAGAGCTTGTCATGAAACAGAATTAAACTATAATCCAACTGAAAATAAAAAGAAAATAGCCGTAATTGGAGCTGGACCTGCAGGTTTAGCAGCAGCAACAATTTCCGCAGAAAGAGGTCATAAAGTAACGTTATTTGATGCAGATAAGGAAATTGGTGGGCAATTTAACATCGCAAAACAAATTCCAGGGAAAGAAGAATTTTATGAAACATTGCGTTATTTTCGCAAACAAATAGAATTGCATAATGTTACTTTAAAATTAAATACCAGAGTTTCTGTGGAAGATTTACAGTCATCAGATTTCGATAAAATTGTAATTGCAACAGGAATTAAACCAAGAGAATTAAAAATAGAAGGCATAGATCACCCAAAAGTATTGAGCTATTTAGACGTTTTAAAACATAAAAAACCAGTAGGAAAACGAGTAGCAGTTATTGGAGCAGGAGGAATTGGTTTTGATGTTTCTGAATATTTATCGCACGAAGGAGAATCTACATCACAAAATATAGATGCTTGGTTAAAAGAATGGGGAATTGATAAATCTCTAGAAGCACGATCTGGAATTGAAGGTGTAGAACCAGAATATCATCCTTCTCCAAGAGAAATTTTTATGTTTAAAAGAAGTGCTGGAAAATTTGGTGGAAATTTAGGAAAAACAACAGGCTGGATTCATAGGTCTACTTTAAAGAAAAAGAAAGTGCAATTCATTGGAGAAGTACAATACACAAAGATTAGCGACCGAGGTTTACACTTCATAAAAGAGAAAGAAAATAAAGTTTTAGAAGTAGATAATGTGGTTATTTGTGCTGGGCAAGTTCCATTTAAAGAGTTATATCAACCTTTAATAGATGCAGGAAAAAGTGTACACGTAATTGGTGGCGCGGATTTTGCAAGTGAATTAGATGCAAAAAGAGCCATAAATCAAGGGGCGAGATTGGCAGCAGAGTTGTAAAGTTTTCTTACTTTTGAGGCAAATTAAAACTGATACAATGAAAAAAATATTTTTATTATTTGTACTTATTCAATCTGGATTTGCATTTTCTCAACAAGAACCAGAATTTGTAAAATACAATGCTAAAAATGCAGCAAATATATTTTACTACAATTTATCCGAAATTCCGAAAAAAATTAAAGTAAAGAAAGAGGTTACAAAAAATAAAACATTAGCGAATCTTCGTAAATATAATGATAAAATAAAAAATATAGCATTCTTAAACTCTCCGAAATTACAAGAATTAGAATTAACAATTAATTCTTTGGGAAAGCAATTATACTCTAACAGAGATTTAGCAGAGAAAATAAGTAAAAAAATTGAGACAACAATTTTACCTATTAGAGATAGTATCGATGTTTATGAGAAAACTTTAAATGAGAATTTAAAAAGCTTTTTGTCTAAAAGGCAGTTTAAAAAGTGGTTAAAATACCAAAAAGCAGAAAAAAGAAAACTATTGCCAGAAAGACCTAAAAGTAAAAATAGAGCACCAACTAATAGGAATAGAATGCGAAGAAATCGACAAGGACTTGGTGGTAGAAGATTCTAATTTTTTTCGTTTTTTTATTTTATGAATAGCTTCTTCTTTATTTTGCTTTTCAACAAAACAAAAAAATAATTTACAATTTTCTTAATCTAAAAACTGTAAATCTCATTAGAAGAAATACCTTTTTCTTTAATTTGCCAGACTTAGTAACTATAAAATAATTTTACCTTTTCTCAAGTTGAACAAACAAAATAAATTAGCGATATTTGTCAATTAACTAATAACTAACTAACAGGAAAGAATTATGGGAATGAATAAAAATACAGTACTTGCATGGGCAACTTTTATTATGATTATAGTAGGATTGGCTTTAATTGCTTTGGGCGCATTTAGGTATGATGATGTTGCAGGTTGGGGTTTTGCAGCTGTTGGTATTGGTTTTTTTGCAGTAGCTTGGGTTTTTAACGCCTTAAAAGGAAGAGTATAAATAAAGTCTACAGTTTTCAGTAGCAAGTTTTCAATAATAATTAAAAAGATAAAAAATGAGTGACGATAAGAAAGTCATCTTTTCGATGAATAAGGTTTCTAAAACCTATCAATCTACAGGAAAACAAGTTTTAAAAGATATTTATTTAAGCTTTTTCTATGGAGCTAAAATTGGTATTCTTGGTTTAAACGGATCAGGAAAATCTACATTGTTAAAAATAATCGCAGGTGTAGAAAAGAATTTCCAAGGAGATGTTACTTTTTCTCCTGGTTATAAAGTAGGTTATTTAGAGCAAGAACCACAATTAGATCCAGAAAAAACAGTGTTAGAAGTTGTAAAAGAAGGTGTTGCAGAAACTGTAGCAATTCTTAACGAATACAACAAAATAAATGATATGTTTGGTTTGGAAGAAGTGTATTCGGATGCAGATAAGATGGAAAAACTAATGAACCAACAAGCAGAATTACAAGATAAAATTGATGCTGCCAATGCTTGGGAATTAGATACCAAATTAGAAATTGCTATGGATGCTTTGCGTACACCAGATTCTGACAAGAAAATAGGGGTTTTATCAGGTGGAGAAAAACGTAGAGTTGCCTTGTGTAGATTGTTATTACAAGAACCAGAAATTTTATTGTTAGATGAGCCAACAAACCACTTGGATGCAGAATCTGTACATTGGTTAGAGCATCATTTGGCACAATATAAAGGAACTGTAATTGCAGTAACGCACGATAGATATTTCTTAGATAATGTTGCTGGATGGATTTTAGAATTAGATAGAGGTGAAGGAATTCCTTGGAAAGGAAACTACTCTTCTTGGTTAGACCAAAAATCGCAAAGAATGGCGCAAGAAAGCAAAACAGCTTCTAAACGTCAAAAAACGTTAGAACGAGAGTTAGAATGGGTTCGTCAAGGTACAAAAGGACGTCAAACCAAACAAAAAGCACGTTTAAAAAACTACGATAAATTAATGAGTCAAGACCAGAAACAGGTTGACGAAAAATTAGAAATTTACATTCCTAATGGACCACGTTTGGGAACCAATGTTATAGAAGCTTCAGGAGTTTCTAAAGCATATGGAGATAAATTGTTATATGAAAACTTAGAATTTAATTTACCACAAGCAGGAATTGTTGGAATTATCGGGCCAAATGGAGCTGGTAAAACCACTATTTTTAGAATGATTATGGGAGAAGAAACTCCTGATGCAGGAGAATTTAAAGTAGGTGAAACTGCAAAAATTGCCTACGTAGACCAGGCACATTCAGATATCAATCCAGATAAAACTATTTGGGAGAATTTTTCTGACGGCCAAGATTTGGTAATGATGGGAGGAAAGCAAGTAAATTCTCGTGCTTATTTAAGTCGTTTTAATTTCTCTGGAAGTGAGCAGAATAAAAAAGTAGCAACATTATCTGGTGGAGAAAGAAATCGTTTGCATTTAGCAATGACTTTAAAAGAAGAAGGAAACGTATTGTTATTAGATGAACCAACGAACGATTTAGATGTAAACACTTTACGAGCATTGGAAGAAGGTTTAGAAAACTTTGCAGGTTGTGCAGTGGTTATAAGTCACGATAGATGGTTTTTAGACAGGGTTTGTACACATATTTTAGCTTTCGAAGGCGATTCTCAAGTGTACTTTTTTGAAGGTTCTTTCTCTGATTATGAAGAAAATAAGAAAAAACGTTTGGGTGGTGATTTAATGCCAAAACGTATTAAATATAAAAAGTTAATTCGATAAGTATCGATTTATAATAATAGAAGAAGAAAGCAACTAAAGAAATTTAGTTGCTTTTTTAGTTTTGAATCGTTTTTTCATCTTCCTTAAAAATATATTTGTTTATTATATATTCTGTAATTGGGTCTAATTCTCTTAAAGTTTCTGGATGAATTCCTCTTTGGTTAAAAAACTCCATTTTTCCAGTTGTAGATCTTCCATACCAAATTAATGGATCACCATTTTTAAAAAATTGACTATCACTATCTACTTCCATTTTTTTAAATTCATCGATATCAATTTTATAGATGGTATTATCAATAGCATTATTATTTTTACAAGAAGAAGTTTCAAAATGATTTTCTTGCCAAATAATACAGTTTTTTGTAGTATGATTATAGATAAAATAAGACACAGGAAAAAGAGCTAAAATTGAAATAATAATAAGTTTACTTTTATACTTTTTGTTAGAGTTTTCTTTAGACAATTTCTTTGACCTTACTTCTCTTTTCGAAATGATAATTTCTTCTCTAGGATTATTATTTGTTAAAGGTGCTTGCTGTTTTTTACAAGAATTCTCAAAATCGGAATAATCTTTAAAACCCAAATATTTAGCAATTATATTTTTTAATTCATTGTTGGGTTCTCCAGCATTGTTTTTCCTACTTTCTACGTATTTATTATAATAATTTGTAAGAGTTTTTGTGGAAACGATATTTATTTTATGATATTTTTCCTCCAAAATTTTATCAATAAAAAAATTAAAACAGCCATTTTTTTTTACACTATCATTTTCTTTTTCTGTTTTTAACGTTTCAAATAAATTAGTAAATAATTCTCTTAACATAAGTATTTTGTTGGTTTTCCAAAGTTAGAAATAATTTAGAAAAAAATTTCCAAACCGCTTAGAAAATCATTTCTATTTCTTTTCCAATCATTTTCTAACCGAAACATTCATTCTCATTGGATATTTGCAGTAGAATTAATTCTCTGTAAAAAGAAAAGGAGCATTACTTCTAAAAACGAGTTTGAAATCGTGGCGTTTTTTTTGAATTGGGAAAACAATACTACAAAGCTATTTCACTCTACAACTTCCCACAAAAGAGGCGCGCGACTCTTTTAAATTTTAATGTGTTGCTGGCAACAAAAAAGCTGAATTCTAAAATTCGGACAGCAACACTTTTGTCTAATTTTTAAAAGAACAAATCATGAAAAAAGTATTTATAGCATTCGCAATACTATTTGCAAACGGAGTTTTTACATCTTGTACAGATTTAGAAGAAAAAACTACAAAAATGGAAATTTTAGCTACTGATGGAGAAGAAGGGCAAGATCCAGATTATGACGAAGATGATTCTGATGTAGGAAATACAGGAGGAGGTAATTAATTTTTTTTGAATTAAGATTTATAGTACTTTAGAGGGATGAAAATTAAAATTTTATTCCTCTTTTTTGTTATGTTTTTTTTATCAAATACTTTTTTATCTTATCAAAAACTAGAAAAGAGTATTACTTTTGATAGTATTTATAAAACAATAAATCTATACAGTAAGCGAAAAGAAAATATAAAAGCCTTATTATATTCTAAAAAACTTTTAAAAAAAGGTTACGAAAATAATAATAAAAATCAAAGAGCAAAAGCAAGCTATAAGGTTGCTGAATTTCAAAATAAACTCAATCTAAAAGATAGTGCTTATTATTATCATATTAAGTCTAAAAAATTATATCTCGAATTGAATGATAGTATTCAAGTTGGTAGAAATTTATTAAACATTGCTATTATAGAATCAAACTTTGGAAGTTATTCAATAAGCGATTCAACAGCAGTTGAATCTTTAAAATATATAAATGGAAAAAGAAAAAGATCTGTAGCATCCGCCTATAATTGTTTAGCAATCAATTCAAAAAAGCGTTTTTTATATAAAGATGCAATAAAATATTATAATAAAGCAATTGGTATTTCTAACAAGAAAAGTTCTAAATTATTATATAAAAATAATCTTTCAATTATTTACAGGGACTTAAAAGAGTACTCAAAATCAATTTTAATCTTAGAAAATTTATTAAAAGATTCAATCTCAAATAAAAAAACTAATGCAAGAGTTATAGATAATCTTGCTTATGTTAAATGGTTAGAGAATTCAAATAATAATGTATTAAATGACTTACTAGATGCTAAATTAATCAGAGTAAATCAAAAAGACAATTTTGGGTTGATTGCTTCTTACAGTCATTTATCAGATTATTTCAAAGAAAAAAACAAAGCTAAATCACTTTTTTATGCAGAAAAAATGTATAAAACTGCCAAAAAAGAAAATGCTTCTAATGGCTTGTTAGAAGCTATAGATAAAATTGTTCAATTAGAATCAGCAGAAAAATCTATTATATACTATCAAAAAAGTATTCATTTAAGAGATAGTCTGCAAAAAGAAAAAACAAAAAGACAATACAAATTTGCTAAAATTAAATACGATTATGAGGAAGAAGAAAAACAAAAATTAAAATTCGAAGCTTTAGCAACAAAAAATCAATTAATTGCAGAACAAGAAAAAAACCAAAAGAAAAATATAATCATCTTCGCAATATTGTTAATTGCTGGTTTAGTGTTTTTAATTTATCGAAGAAAACAACAAAACAAAAAAAGAATTTTACAAGAAAAATATAAAACAGAAACAAAAATAGCAAAAAGATTGCATGACGAATTAGGCAATGGAATTTATAATG from the Polaribacter cellanae genome contains:
- a CDS encoding pirin family protein, giving the protein MKKIIHKSETRGEANYGWLKSYHTFSFAGYQNPERMNFGMLRVLNDDVVQPKMGFGTHPHKNMEIISIPVFGALSHKDSMGNKRSIEVGEVQVMSAGTGLTHSEFNDSKTDAVNFLQLWILPETENVTPNYEQKLFLEAERKNKFQVLVSPKDKQIEGSLPIHQQAYISMIDLEPNFETEYELKNGAYFFLIEGEIFVADVTIEKRDAIGITETNKVVIKATKESKLLVVDVPMM
- a CDS encoding NADPH-dependent 2,4-dienoyl-CoA reductase; the encoded protein is MKYKHIFEPLDLGFTTLKNRILMGSMHTGLEEEKNGIDKIAAYYAERAKGGVGLIVTGGIAPNIQGWTAPFSARMSTKKHAKHHQKITEAVHAVGGKICMQILHAGRYGYHPFNVAPSKIKSPITPFKPFKLKESGIKRTIRDFVNSAKLSKIAGYDGVEIMGSEGYLINQFIVKRTNKRTDSWGGDYKNRMRLPIELVKQTREAVGKEFIIIYRLSMLDLVENGSSWEEVVRLGKEIEKAGATIINTGIGWHEARIPTISTAVPRGAFTWVTKKMKEEISIPLITSNRINMPETAEKILAEGHADMISMARPFLADPEWVKKAKEERADEINTCIGCNQACLDHVFEQKVASCLVNPRACHETELNYNPTENKKKIAVIGAGPAGLAAATISAERGHKVTLFDADKEIGGQFNIAKQIPGKEEFYETLRYFRKQIELHNVTLKLNTRVSVEDLQSSDFDKIVIATGIKPRELKIEGIDHPKVLSYLDVLKHKKPVGKRVAVIGAGGIGFDVSEYLSHEGESTSQNIDAWLKEWGIDKSLEARSGIEGVEPEYHPSPREIFMFKRSAGKFGGNLGKTTGWIHRSTLKKKKVQFIGEVQYTKISDRGLHFIKEKENKVLEVDNVVICAGQVPFKELYQPLIDAGKSVHVIGGADFASELDAKRAINQGARLAAEL
- a CDS encoding CAL67264 family membrane protein, whose amino-acid sequence is MGMNKNTVLAWATFIMIIVGLALIALGAFRYDDVAGWGFAAVGIGFFAVAWVFNALKGRV
- the ettA gene encoding energy-dependent translational throttle protein EttA, whose product is MSDDKKVIFSMNKVSKTYQSTGKQVLKDIYLSFFYGAKIGILGLNGSGKSTLLKIIAGVEKNFQGDVTFSPGYKVGYLEQEPQLDPEKTVLEVVKEGVAETVAILNEYNKINDMFGLEEVYSDADKMEKLMNQQAELQDKIDAANAWELDTKLEIAMDALRTPDSDKKIGVLSGGEKRRVALCRLLLQEPEILLLDEPTNHLDAESVHWLEHHLAQYKGTVIAVTHDRYFLDNVAGWILELDRGEGIPWKGNYSSWLDQKSQRMAQESKTASKRQKTLERELEWVRQGTKGRQTKQKARLKNYDKLMSQDQKQVDEKLEIYIPNGPRLGTNVIEASGVSKAYGDKLLYENLEFNLPQAGIVGIIGPNGAGKTTIFRMIMGEETPDAGEFKVGETAKIAYVDQAHSDINPDKTIWENFSDGQDLVMMGGKQVNSRAYLSRFNFSGSEQNKKVATLSGGERNRLHLAMTLKEEGNVLLLDEPTNDLDVNTLRALEEGLENFAGCAVVISHDRWFLDRVCTHILAFEGDSQVYFFEGSFSDYEENKKKRLGGDLMPKRIKYKKLIR
- a CDS encoding sensor histidine kinase, whose amino-acid sequence is MFFLSNTFLSYQKLEKSITFDSIYKTINLYSKRKENIKALLYSKKLLKKGYENNNKNQRAKASYKVAEFQNKLNLKDSAYYYHIKSKKLYLELNDSIQVGRNLLNIAIIESNFGSYSISDSTAVESLKYINGKRKRSVASAYNCLAINSKKRFLYKDAIKYYNKAIGISNKKSSKLLYKNNLSIIYRDLKEYSKSILILENLLKDSISNKKTNARVIDNLAYVKWLENSNNNVLNDLLDAKLIRVNQKDNFGLIASYSHLSDYFKEKNKAKSLFYAEKMYKTAKKENASNGLLEAIDKIVQLESAEKSIIYYQKSIHLRDSLQKEKTKRQYKFAKIKYDYEEEEKQKLKFEALATKNQLIAEQEKNQKKNIIIFAILLIAGLVFLIYRRKQQNKKRILQEKYKTETKIAKRLHDELGNGIYNAITKVLNPKFETEEIVQDLDKLYLQTRAISHENDSVETGEDFENYFRELVTSYNSSACKIILKGLSSLELSLLSIEKQIVVYRVFNELFVNMKKHSKATLVVISCKKTGNKLEMIYKDNGVGFRENMFVIKNGLKNMEIRINSIKGTLNFDVQANNGFKATIRFKR